A region from the Mucilaginibacter sp. CSA2-8R genome encodes:
- a CDS encoding peptidylprolyl isomerase, with product MKIESQHVVSLTYDLYVKQEDGNEALVESATQEQPLTFLYGAGQMLPKFEEHLSTLSTGDNFDFKLSPEDAYGELNEEAVANLPKEMFDGTDMPEVGAILPLQDNQGNRFQGQVVSVVEDAIIVDLNHPMAGQELHFKGQIINVRPANPEELSHGHAHGPDGHHDH from the coding sequence ATGAAAATCGAATCACAACACGTCGTATCATTAACCTACGATTTGTATGTTAAACAGGAAGACGGTAACGAAGCTTTGGTTGAGAGTGCAACCCAGGAGCAGCCATTAACCTTTTTATATGGCGCAGGCCAAATGCTGCCTAAGTTTGAAGAGCACTTAAGCACACTATCAACTGGGGATAATTTTGACTTTAAACTGAGCCCTGAAGATGCTTACGGAGAGTTAAATGAAGAGGCTGTGGCCAACCTGCCTAAAGAAATGTTTGATGGTACAGATATGCCCGAAGTAGGTGCTATTTTACCACTGCAAGATAACCAGGGCAACCGTTTCCAGGGCCAGGTAGTATCTGTAGTTGAAGATGCTATAATTGTAGATCTAAACCACCCTATGGCTGGTCAAGAACTGCATTTTAAAGGACAGATTATCAACGTGCGCCCGGCAAACCCTGAGGAGTTATCTCATGGTCATGCCCATGGTCCGGATGGACACCACGATCATTAA
- the treY gene encoding malto-oligosyltrehalose synthase encodes MNNPVATYRLQFHSEFTFDAFERIIPYLQKLGVSTIYASPVFEATPGSTHGYDGVNPHRINPEIGTEKQLKSISQKLKQSNVGWLQDIVPNHMGFHQNNPWLMDLMEKGKLSLYANFFDAVWTSALFRDEPLMVPFLGNPLDEVIDKGELQVAYQAQQGLVLQYFDNYYPLNPAAYLTVFEQGEANDINPFLTIFKPIKALQGITEAGTYALKWTALKQKFIKSVIGNETQLYLEQRLAAVNADKELLKQLANAQAYRLCSYEETDQSIDFRRFFTVNSLICLNIQDKAVFDHFHQMIKHLVESGIFQGLRIDHIDGLYDPAQYLERLRELAGKDTYIVAEKILEQGEELPTDWPLQGTSGYDFLAQLNNLLTNTSAKKRFTSFYQDLVGDEQPVHQQIAKKKAYILFEHMGGELDNLYQLFKKLRLSDKKIVAGMSAEVLKGAIGQLLIQCPVYRYYGNQLPLPQHEYDAVKAMFKQAKKEKPEYKSALNLLELVLLEKPKLGNPDYNQRALQFYQRLMQFSGPLMAKGVEDTLMYTYNRFVGHNEVGDAPDAFGMSVEDFHDLMLERQQQWPLALNGTSTHDTKRGEDVRARLNVLTDLSKTWIKTVKKWQELNTDLKINTSPDANDEYFIYQTLIGAYPMPGQPDDDIENRLQEYLTKALREAKVNSNWAQPNEDYEKATLGFAKALLNKDTEFWQSFQALHQRIADYGIVNSLAQVLLKFTCPGIPDVYQGCELWDFSLVDPDNRRPVDYELRSGYLDDIIANKNSPDTLTQQLWQNRYNAQIKQWLTYTLFQERKEAAELFAKGSYVPLKVKGAYKEYVMAFARQHQQQWYVTIVPLHLAELCQDQGRTIENLKWKNTRVILPPQAPVSFKNLLSGAEGKITEDGIRVRDLFTQLPMALLKMQLTDNNRGAGVLMHITSLPSPYGIGDLGPEAYHFADFLSRSGQKYWQLLPLNPTVAEQNYSPYSSVSSMAGNTLLVSPALLAKAGLLTPDELKPYQLAVKEKVDYAEAQHIKDDLLAKAYHHYQEGHFAVLKQQFKAFCEQEAYWLDDFALYLTLKHQYNNRPWYDWPAEHRQRKSPAIKRFAVQNQAEMDQVKWYQFIFESQWLDLKKYCNGLNIKLFGDLPFYVSHDSVDVWANPDNFKLDSNGRIAGIAGVPPDYFNADGQLWGMPVYRWDVMKNSNYDWWIGRLQKNRQLFDLLRLDHFRAFSSYWEVPAGEQTAKNGQWKQGPGSEFFEAIKDALGELPYVAEDLGEIDAPVFELRDQYELPGMKILQFAFGSEVAESLYIPHNYQENYLVYTGTHDNNTTVGWYNTDTNKTVRKQIEQYTGQSVKAKNIHKVLGRVAYASTAKIAILPMQDIIGLDENARMNNPSSAENNWQWRLIPEHLDQDVEERLLEWTKLYNRL; translated from the coding sequence ATGAATAACCCTGTTGCTACCTACCGTCTCCAATTTCATTCAGAGTTTACGTTTGATGCTTTTGAGCGCATCATCCCCTATCTGCAAAAATTGGGGGTAAGTACAATCTATGCGTCGCCGGTATTTGAGGCTACGCCGGGCAGCACGCACGGCTATGATGGCGTAAATCCGCACCGCATTAACCCCGAAATAGGCACCGAAAAACAGCTCAAATCCATCAGTCAGAAGCTTAAACAGAGTAATGTTGGCTGGCTGCAGGATATTGTACCTAACCACATGGGTTTCCATCAAAACAACCCTTGGTTAATGGACCTGATGGAAAAGGGTAAACTTTCGTTATATGCTAATTTCTTTGATGCGGTATGGACCAGTGCGTTGTTTAGGGACGAGCCGCTGATGGTGCCATTTTTGGGTAACCCGCTGGATGAGGTTATCGACAAGGGCGAGTTGCAGGTAGCTTATCAGGCACAACAAGGACTAGTGTTACAATATTTTGATAACTATTATCCGTTAAACCCAGCTGCTTACCTTACGGTATTTGAACAGGGCGAAGCCAATGATATAAATCCGTTTCTAACCATTTTTAAACCCATTAAAGCCTTACAAGGAATTACTGAGGCTGGTACTTATGCCTTGAAATGGACAGCTTTGAAGCAAAAATTTATCAAATCAGTCATCGGCAATGAGACGCAGCTCTACTTGGAACAACGTTTGGCCGCTGTTAACGCAGATAAAGAATTACTGAAGCAGCTTGCCAATGCACAGGCTTACCGATTGTGCAGTTATGAAGAGACCGACCAGTCAATCGACTTTCGCCGTTTTTTTACAGTAAACAGTTTGATTTGCCTCAATATTCAGGACAAAGCCGTGTTCGATCATTTTCACCAGATGATCAAACACTTGGTAGAATCGGGCATTTTCCAGGGCTTGCGGATTGATCATATTGATGGCCTGTACGATCCGGCGCAGTATTTAGAACGCCTGCGCGAACTGGCGGGCAAAGACACTTACATAGTAGCCGAAAAGATTTTAGAACAGGGCGAAGAACTGCCCACCGACTGGCCATTACAAGGCACCTCGGGCTATGACTTTTTAGCACAGCTTAACAATTTGCTTACTAACACCTCGGCTAAAAAGCGTTTTACCAGTTTTTACCAAGATCTGGTTGGCGATGAGCAGCCGGTGCATCAGCAAATAGCAAAAAAGAAAGCCTATATCTTATTTGAGCATATGGGCGGGGAGTTGGATAATTTATATCAACTTTTCAAAAAACTGCGCCTATCCGACAAAAAAATTGTTGCGGGCATGTCTGCCGAGGTATTGAAAGGCGCAATCGGGCAGCTTTTAATACAATGCCCTGTTTACCGGTACTACGGCAATCAACTACCACTGCCTCAGCACGAGTATGATGCCGTTAAGGCTATGTTTAAGCAGGCGAAAAAAGAAAAGCCTGAATACAAATCGGCCTTAAACCTGCTCGAACTGGTGCTGCTCGAAAAACCTAAGCTTGGCAATCCAGACTATAACCAACGGGCACTACAGTTTTACCAGCGTCTGATGCAATTTAGCGGCCCCTTAATGGCTAAGGGTGTAGAAGATACACTAATGTATACTTACAACCGCTTTGTTGGCCACAATGAAGTTGGCGACGCACCTGATGCATTTGGTATGAGCGTTGAGGACTTTCATGACCTAATGCTGGAGCGCCAGCAACAGTGGCCGCTTGCGCTTAACGGAACTTCGACTCATGATACCAAACGTGGCGAGGATGTTCGCGCCAGGCTAAATGTATTGACAGACCTCTCCAAAACATGGATAAAAACGGTTAAGAAATGGCAGGAGCTTAATACCGATCTAAAAATTAACACCTCGCCTGACGCTAACGACGAATATTTTATTTACCAAACGCTGATTGGCGCATATCCGATGCCCGGTCAGCCGGATGATGACATTGAAAACCGTTTGCAGGAATATTTAACTAAGGCTTTGCGTGAGGCTAAGGTGAACTCCAATTGGGCTCAGCCTAACGAAGATTATGAGAAGGCAACTCTTGGCTTCGCCAAAGCATTGCTGAATAAAGACACCGAATTTTGGCAATCATTTCAAGCTTTGCACCAGCGCATTGCCGATTATGGCATCGTTAACTCGCTTGCACAGGTATTGCTAAAATTTACCTGCCCGGGTATACCTGATGTTTACCAAGGCTGCGAATTGTGGGATTTTAGCCTAGTTGACCCCGACAACCGCCGCCCTGTAGACTATGAATTACGCTCCGGTTATTTAGATGATATTATAGCCAATAAAAACAGCCCTGACACTTTAACACAACAACTTTGGCAAAATCGTTATAATGCGCAGATTAAACAGTGGCTTACCTATACACTTTTCCAGGAGCGTAAGGAGGCTGCGGAACTTTTTGCAAAAGGCAGCTATGTGCCTCTAAAAGTAAAAGGTGCATATAAAGAATACGTTATGGCCTTTGCACGCCAGCACCAGCAACAGTGGTATGTTACTATTGTGCCGTTACACCTGGCCGAACTATGCCAAGATCAAGGCCGGACCATTGAGAACCTCAAGTGGAAAAATACACGTGTTATTTTACCGCCGCAAGCACCGGTATCATTTAAAAACCTGCTATCAGGTGCCGAAGGTAAAATAACTGAGGACGGTATACGGGTAAGGGATTTATTTACCCAGCTACCCATGGCACTGCTTAAAATGCAGCTTACCGATAATAATCGCGGAGCAGGTGTTTTGATGCATATCACCTCTTTGCCCTCGCCGTATGGCATTGGCGATTTAGGACCAGAAGCGTATCATTTTGCGGATTTCCTCTCGCGTTCGGGCCAAAAATACTGGCAGTTACTGCCGCTCAACCCAACCGTGGCCGAGCAAAATTATTCGCCGTACAGTTCTGTGAGCAGTATGGCGGGTAATACATTACTGGTAAGCCCTGCTCTGTTGGCCAAGGCGGGCTTACTCACGCCCGACGAACTGAAACCGTATCAGTTAGCGGTAAAAGAAAAGGTAGACTATGCCGAAGCGCAACACATCAAAGACGACCTGCTGGCTAAAGCTTATCACCATTATCAAGAAGGGCATTTTGCGGTATTAAAACAACAATTCAAAGCATTCTGCGAACAGGAAGCTTACTGGCTGGATGATTTTGCACTGTACTTAACGCTTAAACATCAATACAATAACCGCCCATGGTATGATTGGCCAGCCGAGCACCGGCAACGTAAAAGCCCTGCCATAAAACGCTTTGCTGTACAAAATCAGGCAGAAATGGATCAGGTAAAATGGTACCAATTTATTTTTGAAAGTCAATGGCTGGATTTAAAAAAATACTGTAACGGCTTAAATATTAAATTATTTGGTGATTTGCCTTTTTATGTAAGTCATGATTCGGTTGACGTTTGGGCCAACCCTGATAACTTTAAACTGGACAGCAACGGACGAATTGCTGGCATAGCCGGTGTGCCGCCCGATTATTTTAATGCCGACGGACAGCTTTGGGGAATGCCTGTTTACCGTTGGGATGTCATGAAAAATAGCAATTACGATTGGTGGATTGGCAGGTTACAAAAAAACAGGCAGTTGTTCGACTTATTGAGGCTGGATCACTTCAGGGCATTTTCTTCTTACTGGGAGGTTCCGGCCGGCGAGCAAACCGCCAAAAACGGCCAATGGAAACAGGGCCCCGGAAGCGAGTTTTTTGAAGCTATAAAAGATGCCCTTGGCGAGTTGCCTTACGTTGCCGAAGATTTGGGAGAAATTGATGCACCCGTTTTTGAGCTGCGCGACCAGTATGAACTGCCAGGTATGAAAATTTTGCAATTTGCCTTTGGTAGCGAGGTTGCCGAATCGTTATACATACCGCACAACTACCAAGAAAATTACCTAGTGTACACCGGCACACACGATAATAACACCACCGTAGGCTGGTATAACACCGATACCAACAAAACCGTACGCAAGCAAATTGAACAATACACCGGGCAAAGTGTAAAAGCAAAAAACATACACAAGGTTTTAGGCCGGGTGGCCTACGCTTCTACCGCTAAAATTGCCATTTTACCCATGCAGGATATTATTGGTTTGGATGAAAATGCTCGCATGAACAACCCGTCATCTGCCGAAAATAATTGGCAGTGGCGGCTAATACCCGAGCACCTGGATCAGGATGTGGAAGAACGGTTACTGGAATGGACTAAGTTGTATAACCGCTTGTAA
- the treZ gene encoding malto-oligosyltrehalose trehalohydrolase, which yields MKVIVNRPGVTLNSGEADVWVWAPKAKKAAIQLLPSNHELPLTKAQYGYWHIKTTELKDGALYKIILDDKDPLPDPASVYQPEGVHGPSAAVDLNAFEWTDNTWNNVDLPSYLLYELHTGTFSPNGDFAGIESKLDYLVSLGITAIEIMPVAQFPGKRNWGYDGVFPYAVQNSYGGPKALQHLVNACHQKGLAVVLDVVYNHLGPEGNYFNEYGPYFTDKYNTPWGNAVNFDDAGSDAVRHYFIESVLMWFRDFHIDALRMDAVHAIKDFSPNHILAEIKAKVDELMTATGKRHYLIVECDLNDVRFINPLDKAGFGIDSQWIDEFHHALRITAGGEQTGYYSDFNGIADLAKSYNDAYVYDGQYSPHRDKRFGIKATDNTGEQFIVFSQNHDQVGNRMLGERSSELFSTEMQKLMAGAVLTAPYLPMLFMGEEYSEPNRFMYFVSHTDPELAEAVRKGRKEEFAAFHAQGEAPDPMAEDTFDNSKLQWNLIAQQPHQTMLAYYQSLIALRKSLPVLHQTSRKGLHAEANEEQQTLLLHRNYHMQEAIIMMNFSSNTQSVTLPAGATQWHLQFNSAGTAWQNKPSNTPAQSGGTIVNLQPESFIIYINE from the coding sequence ATGAAGGTGATAGTTAACCGTCCGGGCGTTACACTAAATAGTGGCGAGGCTGACGTATGGGTATGGGCGCCGAAGGCTAAAAAGGCAGCAATTCAATTGCTGCCTTCAAATCACGAACTGCCGCTTACTAAAGCACAGTACGGTTATTGGCATATCAAAACCACTGAGTTAAAGGATGGCGCTTTGTATAAAATTATTTTAGACGATAAAGATCCGCTGCCCGACCCGGCTTCTGTATATCAACCCGAAGGCGTTCATGGCCCCTCAGCTGCGGTTGACCTTAACGCTTTTGAATGGACAGATAATACCTGGAACAATGTTGATTTACCCAGCTACTTGTTGTACGAACTGCACACTGGTACTTTTAGCCCCAACGGCGATTTTGCAGGCATCGAAAGCAAACTGGATTACCTGGTAAGCCTTGGCATTACTGCAATCGAGATTATGCCCGTAGCGCAATTTCCGGGCAAGCGTAACTGGGGTTATGATGGCGTGTTTCCTTACGCAGTGCAAAACTCTTACGGTGGGCCAAAGGCATTGCAGCATCTGGTAAATGCCTGTCATCAAAAAGGACTGGCAGTAGTACTTGACGTAGTGTACAATCACCTTGGTCCGGAAGGAAATTATTTTAATGAATACGGTCCTTACTTTACCGATAAATACAATACGCCCTGGGGCAACGCAGTCAATTTTGATGACGCAGGAAGCGACGCCGTAAGGCATTACTTTATTGAGAGTGTGCTGATGTGGTTTCGCGACTTTCATATCGATGCCTTGCGGATGGATGCGGTACATGCCATTAAAGACTTTAGTCCCAATCATATACTGGCCGAAATTAAAGCAAAGGTTGATGAACTGATGACCGCAACCGGCAAACGCCATTACCTGATTGTGGAGTGCGACCTGAACGACGTTCGCTTTATCAATCCACTTGACAAGGCAGGTTTCGGTATAGATAGCCAGTGGATAGATGAGTTTCATCATGCCTTGCGCATTACCGCCGGTGGCGAGCAAACAGGTTATTATTCTGATTTTAATGGTATTGCCGATCTGGCAAAATCTTACAACGATGCCTATGTGTATGATGGGCAATACTCACCACACCGCGATAAGCGTTTTGGTATAAAAGCCACTGACAATACAGGTGAGCAGTTCATTGTATTTTCGCAAAACCATGACCAGGTAGGCAACCGCATGTTAGGCGAACGCAGCAGCGAACTTTTTAGCACCGAAATGCAAAAGTTAATGGCCGGCGCTGTACTGACAGCTCCTTATCTGCCTATGCTATTTATGGGCGAAGAGTATAGTGAGCCCAACCGCTTTATGTACTTTGTGAGTCATACAGATCCCGAACTGGCCGAAGCTGTGCGTAAAGGACGTAAAGAGGAGTTTGCCGCCTTCCACGCTCAGGGCGAAGCGCCCGACCCAATGGCCGAAGACACTTTTGATAACTCCAAACTGCAGTGGAATTTAATCGCACAACAGCCTCACCAAACGATGCTGGCCTATTATCAATCACTGATTGCTTTGCGCAAAAGCCTGCCCGTCTTACATCAGACTAGTCGCAAGGGCCTCCATGCCGAAGCCAACGAAGAACAACAAACGTTGCTTTTGCACCGCAACTATCATATGCAGGAAGCCATCATTATGATGAACTTTTCTAGTAATACACAAAGCGTCACCTTACCGGCTGGTGCTACACAATGGCATCTGCAATTTAACTCAGCAGGTACTGCCTGGCAAAATAAGCCATCAAACACACCTGCACAAAGCGGCGGCACCATTGTTAACCTACAACCCGAATCATTTATAATCTACATCAATGAATAA
- a CDS encoding fatty acid desaturase — translation MAFIDYVLKEPSYGWKMDCGNLSKPSNLKIFQEFFSRLNVFKDRRNWLSFTSWMMIVCLAVPLCFFIFKFFSFKLLLVAFVYSMIVMGSHGTVWYHRYCTHRAFKFRNPVWRFVTQNITLKIIPEEIYVISHHVHHAKSDQPGDPYNAQGGFLYCFLADVNHQPISNTLDENSYKRCVKLMEHTGQVSNTYAQYKKWGTLANPVRLIGGIILNWAFWYVVFYLIGGHALACTLFGAAGFWAVGVRTFNYEGHGKGEDKRREGTDYNRADMSINQIWPGIVAGEWHNNHHLYPKSARSGFLNHQVDLAWVYIKALHLIGGVTEYHDSKKKFMKEYYHAQKQAKIQVKQLNVELAE, via the coding sequence ATGGCCTTTATTGATTATGTACTTAAAGAGCCATCGTATGGCTGGAAAATGGACTGTGGCAATCTGTCAAAGCCCTCCAATCTTAAAATTTTTCAGGAGTTCTTCTCTCGATTAAACGTTTTCAAGGATCGTCGTAACTGGTTATCATTCACCAGCTGGATGATGATTGTGTGCCTGGCCGTACCTTTATGCTTTTTTATTTTTAAGTTTTTCAGTTTTAAATTGTTGCTGGTTGCATTTGTGTACAGCATGATAGTGATGGGCTCGCATGGTACGGTTTGGTACCATCGCTACTGCACACACCGGGCATTTAAGTTTCGTAACCCGGTTTGGCGCTTTGTTACTCAAAACATCACACTTAAAATTATACCAGAAGAAATTTACGTAATCTCGCATCATGTGCATCATGCTAAGTCTGACCAGCCTGGCGACCCGTACAATGCGCAAGGCGGCTTTTTATATTGTTTTTTGGCCGATGTAAATCACCAACCAATTTCAAACACATTAGACGAGAACAGCTACAAGCGTTGTGTGAAGCTGATGGAGCACACCGGCCAGGTTTCTAACACTTATGCCCAATATAAAAAGTGGGGTACGCTCGCTAACCCGGTACGCCTAATAGGCGGTATCATACTCAACTGGGCATTTTGGTACGTCGTATTTTACCTGATTGGCGGTCATGCTTTAGCTTGCACCCTGTTTGGTGCCGCCGGATTTTGGGCCGTAGGTGTCCGTACTTTTAATTATGAAGGCCATGGTAAAGGCGAAGATAAACGCCGCGAGGGCACCGATTACAACAGGGCCGATATGTCAATTAACCAGATTTGGCCGGGTATTGTAGCAGGCGAATGGCACAACAATCACCACTTATATCCTAAAAGCGCGCGTTCGGGATTTTTAAACCACCAGGTTGATTTGGCCTGGGTTTACATTAAGGCGTTGCATTTGATAGGTGGAGTTACCGAATATCACGATTCGAAGAAGAAATTTATGAAGGAATATTACCACGCTCAAAAGCAGGCTAAAATACAGGTTAAGCAACTTAATGTTGAACTGGCAGAGTAG
- a CDS encoding TonB-dependent receptor yields the protein MKKLLLLFLFSLLACKIFAQVPGRGNSRPPLALREVSGIVKDSTDNAIIGATVKLKTTTDSAVTTTNGDGIFVFKNIKSATFVLSITSIGFRPVVRRMLNNDAIPRLVLDPIILGTQANQLAAVTVKAPSITYKTDTVEYRASDYKVRPNATVDEMLKKMEGMEVGSDGSLTHQGQQVMKARLNGKDYAGGDVAQAIKNLPAEIVEKIQVVDDYGDQAARTGIKDGDPQKVINITTRVDRSVGNIARISAGGGNNDRYEGRVFLQRLNGNEQIGVIGNFRNTVNGVASSGISGGSSGGAAAANTGGPGGGSGSSNGSGGTTTTGNPSFSYRNQLSKKVQVNGNYNYHFTDTHVFTDSYGEQFNKFGTTQFKNTSDSRSNSKGHQGSFEFEYTPDSANFLRITPNVNTNTTNSVSNSMSMQSGFANQNTQGINNNYSNSPNFGGIVFYQHIFKKPRRNISIQLNYNDAEQNQENEPNTLISRRAPNGATSDSLIHRFVTRDNSTINFRTSLTYVEPISPSSQFEFNAQVNNRSYHNKAFTDSIDVFGNSFPLAYINNVYNYTFTESRIALNYRLNREKYNLSLGATAVPTALKGDNVSRGTSTDRSYFNIIPIFRFQYMWSRQQRASINYSGSPNEPSFTQIQPVPDQSNALNTIYGNPDLRPAFRHSVNAIYNNYLANSKINISANVNASIITNQIVSNRVTIVSAGPNNVQNIRYETYFLNMNGNYTINGNYNFSKQLADRKYNLSLLGNVTYTNGVSMLDNVRNLTTTWRYNQRFGPRINPNESIEVNPFVAYDVTKSTFRLPKDTTTSIKRISMNIDGRFFLLKDKTLTIGYSASKNVVYGITSRNPLVINASIEKEFFARRMLTVNFQVFDILKQNNFIDQVTTNSSVTNTVTNALSRYFMLSARLNLQKWTGSPSRNGRQLRRRGDGSFIMP from the coding sequence ATGAAAAAACTTTTACTGCTATTTTTATTTTCGCTGCTTGCTTGCAAGATATTTGCACAGGTACCCGGCCGCGGCAATTCCCGTCCGCCGTTGGCCTTACGCGAGGTGAGCGGTATTGTTAAAGACAGCACCGACAACGCGATAATTGGTGCTACCGTAAAGCTTAAAACTACTACCGACAGCGCCGTCACAACCACCAATGGTGACGGTATCTTTGTATTTAAAAATATAAAGTCGGCCACGTTTGTGCTCAGCATCACCAGCATCGGCTTTAGGCCTGTTGTAAGGCGGATGTTAAATAATGATGCCATACCAAGGCTGGTATTAGACCCGATTATACTGGGTACACAAGCCAATCAGCTTGCGGCTGTAACTGTAAAGGCGCCCAGCATTACTTATAAAACAGATACAGTAGAATACCGTGCGAGCGATTACAAAGTGCGACCAAATGCAACTGTTGATGAGATGCTGAAAAAGATGGAAGGCATGGAAGTAGGATCTGACGGATCATTAACCCACCAGGGGCAGCAGGTAATGAAAGCCAGATTAAACGGTAAAGATTACGCGGGAGGGGATGTAGCACAAGCTATAAAAAATTTACCTGCCGAAATTGTTGAAAAGATTCAGGTAGTTGATGATTACGGCGATCAGGCAGCCCGTACCGGTATTAAAGACGGCGACCCGCAAAAGGTGATCAATATTACCACCCGCGTTGACCGTTCGGTGGGTAACATTGCACGTATATCGGCAGGGGGCGGTAATAATGACAGGTATGAAGGGCGTGTTTTTTTACAGCGCTTAAATGGTAACGAACAGATTGGCGTTATAGGTAATTTTCGAAACACGGTGAACGGCGTTGCATCATCTGGTATTTCCGGTGGTTCGTCGGGTGGAGCAGCTGCAGCAAATACGGGCGGACCGGGCGGCGGTAGCGGCAGCAGTAATGGCAGCGGCGGTACAACCACTACCGGCAACCCCAGCTTTAGTTATCGCAACCAGTTAAGTAAAAAGGTGCAAGTTAACGGCAACTATAATTATCATTTTACCGATACACATGTATTTACTGACAGCTACGGCGAGCAGTTTAATAAATTTGGGACTACCCAATTCAAAAATACCAGCGACTCGCGCAGTAACAGTAAAGGGCACCAGGGAAGTTTTGAGTTTGAATATACGCCTGATAGTGCCAACTTTTTACGGATAACGCCTAACGTTAACACCAATACAACCAACTCGGTGAGCAACTCCATGAGTATGCAAAGCGGATTTGCCAATCAAAATACCCAAGGTATAAACAACAATTACTCTAACAGCCCAAATTTTGGCGGTATTGTATTTTATCAGCACATTTTTAAAAAACCACGGCGTAATATCTCTATCCAGCTTAATTATAACGATGCCGAGCAAAACCAAGAAAACGAGCCAAATACGCTGATCTCGCGCAGGGCGCCCAACGGCGCCACCAGCGACTCGCTGATACACCGTTTTGTTACCCGCGATAACTCGACCATCAATTTCAGAACCAGTTTAACCTATGTTGAGCCTATTTCCCCAAGTTCTCAGTTCGAGTTTAACGCGCAGGTTAATAATCGCTCTTACCATAACAAGGCCTTTACGGATAGTATTGATGTTTTTGGCAACAGCTTCCCGTTGGCCTATATCAACAACGTTTACAACTACACTTTTACTGAATCGCGTATTGCGCTAAATTACCGCTTAAACCGCGAAAAGTACAACCTTTCGCTGGGTGCTACTGCCGTGCCAACTGCATTGAAAGGCGATAACGTAAGCCGTGGCACCAGCACCGACCGCAGTTATTTTAATATTATACCTATTTTTCGCTTCCAGTATATGTGGTCGCGGCAGCAAAGGGCATCTATCAATTACTCAGGTAGTCCTAATGAGCCATCATTCACACAGATACAACCCGTGCCCGATCAGTCTAACGCATTAAATACCATATATGGTAACCCTGATCTCAGGCCGGCTTTCAGGCACTCGGTTAACGCCATCTACAATAATTACCTTGCAAATTCAAAAATCAACATATCGGCCAACGTTAACGCCAGTATAATTACTAATCAGATTGTGAGCAACCGGGTAACCATCGTTAGTGCAGGTCCTAATAACGTTCAGAATATTCGTTACGAAACCTATTTTCTTAACATGAACGGTAATTATACGATTAACGGTAATTACAATTTTTCGAAGCAGTTGGCCGACCGTAAATATAATCTATCGCTTTTAGGGAATGTTACCTATACAAACGGTGTATCAATGTTGGATAATGTTCGTAACTTAACCACTACATGGCGGTATAATCAGCGTTTTGGCCCACGGATTAATCCTAATGAATCTATAGAGGTTAACCCTTTCGTGGCTTACGATGTTACTAAGTCAACGTTTAGGTTGCCTAAGGACACCACTACCAGTATTAAACGGATATCGATGAATATTGATGGCCGGTTCTTTTTGTTGAAAGACAAAACCCTGACTATCGGTTATAGTGCCAGCAAAAATGTTGTTTACGGCATAACGTCCAGAAACCCTTTAGTGATTAATGCGTCGATTGAAAAGGAGTTTTTTGCAAGAAGGATGCTGACTGTAAATTTTCAAGTTTTTGATATCTTAAAGCAAAACAATTTTATTGACCAGGTAACTACTAATAGTTCGGTTACAAATACAGTTACCAACGCTTTAAGCAGATATTTTATGCTGAGTGCCCGCCTTAATTTACAAAAGTGGACAGGTTCGCCAAGTCGTAACGGCAGGCAGTTGCGCAGGAGGGGAGATGGTAGTTTTATAATGCCATAA